In Hyphomicrobiales bacterium, a single window of DNA contains:
- the polA gene encoding DNA polymerase I, translated as MNNTPSTPAQGLKPGDHLYLIDGSGYIFRAYHALPPLTRKSDGLPVGAVQGFCNMLWKLLKETNNGHKPTHLAVIFDKSSKTFRNDIYSEYKAHRPEPPADLRPQFSLIKQATRAFNVPAVEQDNYEADDLIATYARQAAEAGATCRIVSSDKDLMQLVKPGISLFDTMKDKEIGEAQVLEKFGVTPDKVVDVQALAGDSVDNVPGVPGIGLKTGAELINTYGSLEALLERAAEIKQNKRRENLIQYAEQARLSKRLVMLDDRVPVEEQVGGFAVDVPKASQLIGFLKTLEFSTFTRKVAGELQADMAAIEPVPVEINFWPPEGGLPVTPVPVAKPAPSMETPLLAPSALPQQPADTLAEDDLELYLRAIPVDHAGYETVTTAGALRAWVAAADAQGFVSFDSETDSLDAMRAGIAGLSLALAPGKACYVPLNHKSLGEGLFGGERLAGQLGEEEALAIVKPMLEAPHILKIGQNLKFDMLVLKQRGIAIAPFDDTMLMSYAFESGDVGHGMDELSDRHLGHKPITYKAVTGSGRSAVTFDRVPIDRACHYAAEDADITLRLWMLFRQKLLRARKMTVYETLERPLVPVLLAMENEGVVVDRNVLQRLSSEFAASQGRIETDIQALAGGAFNIGSPKQLGDILFGRMGLTGGRKTATGAWSTDSDVLEDLAAQGVDLARRVLDWRQLSKLRSTYTEALPNFINPRTNRVHTCYAMASTSTGRLSSSDPNLQNIPVRTDEGRRIRTAFVAKLGHRLVSADYSQIELRVLAHVADIPQLKKAFADGLDIHAMTASEMFNVPLAGMDPAVRRRAKAINFGIIYGISAFGLANQLGISREEAGEYIRTYFKRFPGIRAYMDATKQAAHDQGFVETVFGRRMHFPRIKSPNASERAFLERASINAPIQGSAADIIRRAMIRMMPALAGAGLKARMLLQVHDELIFEVPSTEVDATLPLVRKVMEGAAEPAVKLSVPLQVDARAASNWDEAH; from the coding sequence ATGAACAACACGCCAAGCACACCGGCGCAGGGCCTTAAGCCCGGCGACCACCTCTATCTGATCGATGGATCAGGCTACATCTTCCGCGCCTATCATGCCCTTCCGCCGCTGACCCGCAAGAGCGACGGCCTGCCCGTGGGTGCGGTGCAGGGCTTCTGCAACATGCTGTGGAAGCTGCTCAAGGAAACCAACAACGGCCACAAGCCCACCCACCTCGCGGTGATCTTCGACAAGTCGTCGAAGACATTCCGCAACGACATCTATTCCGAATACAAGGCCCACCGGCCCGAACCGCCGGCCGACCTGCGGCCGCAGTTCTCGCTCATCAAGCAGGCAACGCGCGCCTTCAACGTCCCCGCCGTGGAGCAGGACAACTACGAGGCCGACGATCTCATCGCCACCTATGCCCGTCAGGCGGCGGAGGCAGGCGCCACCTGCCGCATCGTCTCGTCGGACAAGGACCTGATGCAGCTGGTGAAACCAGGCATCTCGTTGTTCGATACCATGAAGGACAAGGAGATCGGCGAGGCGCAGGTGCTGGAGAAATTCGGCGTGACCCCAGACAAGGTGGTGGACGTGCAGGCCCTTGCCGGTGACAGCGTGGACAATGTGCCGGGCGTGCCGGGGATCGGCCTCAAGACCGGTGCGGAACTCATCAACACCTATGGTTCGCTGGAAGCCCTGCTGGAACGTGCCGCCGAGATCAAGCAGAACAAGCGCCGCGAGAACCTCATTCAATACGCTGAACAGGCAAGACTCTCCAAACGCCTGGTGATGTTGGACGATCGCGTGCCGGTGGAGGAGCAGGTGGGCGGCTTTGCTGTCGATGTGCCCAAGGCCTCGCAGCTCATCGGCTTCTTGAAGACGCTGGAATTCTCCACCTTCACGCGCAAGGTCGCGGGCGAATTGCAGGCCGACATGGCGGCCATCGAACCCGTGCCCGTGGAGATCAATTTCTGGCCGCCGGAAGGTGGCCTGCCTGTGACGCCCGTGCCCGTGGCAAAGCCGGCGCCTTCAATGGAGACACCGCTGCTGGCGCCGTCTGCACTGCCGCAACAACCGGCGGATACTCTGGCCGAAGATGACCTGGAACTTTACCTGCGCGCCATTCCCGTCGATCACGCCGGATATGAAACGGTGACGACGGCGGGGGCCTTGCGGGCATGGGTTGCCGCCGCCGATGCGCAGGGCTTCGTCTCCTTCGACAGCGAGACGGATTCCCTCGATGCCATGCGCGCCGGCATTGCCGGGCTGTCGCTGGCGCTGGCGCCGGGAAAGGCCTGCTATGTGCCCCTCAACCACAAGAGCCTGGGCGAGGGCCTGTTCGGCGGGGAACGCCTGGCGGGCCAATTGGGCGAGGAGGAAGCGCTCGCCATCGTGAAGCCTATGCTGGAAGCGCCGCACATTCTCAAGATCGGCCAGAACCTCAAGTTCGACATGCTGGTGCTGAAGCAGCGCGGCATTGCGATTGCGCCCTTCGACGACACGATGCTCATGTCCTACGCCTTTGAATCGGGCGACGTGGGACATGGCATGGATGAACTGTCGGACCGCCATCTCGGCCACAAGCCCATCACCTACAAGGCGGTCACCGGTTCGGGCCGCAGTGCCGTCACCTTCGACCGCGTGCCAATCGATCGCGCCTGCCACTATGCCGCCGAGGATGCCGACATCACGCTCCGCCTGTGGATGCTGTTCCGGCAGAAGCTGCTGCGGGCCCGCAAGATGACGGTGTACGAAACGCTGGAACGCCCACTCGTGCCGGTGCTGCTCGCCATGGAGAATGAAGGCGTGGTGGTGGACCGCAATGTGCTGCAACGGCTCTCCTCCGAATTTGCAGCAAGTCAGGGCCGCATCGAGACAGACATTCAGGCGCTGGCCGGAGGGGCGTTCAACATCGGCTCGCCCAAGCAGTTGGGAGATATCCTTTTCGGCCGCATGGGCCTGACCGGCGGACGAAAGACGGCGACGGGCGCATGGAGCACCGATAGCGATGTGCTGGAAGATCTCGCCGCGCAGGGTGTTGACCTGGCACGCCGGGTCCTCGACTGGCGGCAGTTGTCCAAGCTCCGCTCCACCTATACGGAAGCGCTGCCCAACTTCATCAATCCGCGCACCAATCGCGTACACACCTGCTACGCCATGGCGTCGACATCGACGGGGCGGTTGTCCTCGTCGGATCCGAACCTGCAGAACATTCCCGTTCGCACCGACGAGGGCCGCCGCATTCGCACCGCCTTCGTGGCCAAGCTCGGCCACCGCCTTGTGAGCGCCGATTATTCGCAGATCGAGTTGCGCGTGCTCGCCCATGTGGCCGATATTCCGCAATTGAAGAAGGCCTTCGCCGATGGCCTCGACATTCATGCCATGACGGCGAGCGAGATGTTCAACGTGCCCCTTGCCGGCATGGACCCGGCGGTGCGCCGCCGCGCCAAGGCCATCAACTTCGGCATCATCTATGGCATCTCGGCCTTCGGCCTTGCCAACCAGCTTGGCATCAGCCGCGAGGAGGCGGGCGAATACATCCGCACCTACTTCAAGCGTTTCCCCGGGATCCGCGCCTACATGGACGCCACCAAGCAGGCCGCCCATGACCAGGGCTTTGTGGAAACGGTCTTCGGCCGGCGCATGCATTTCCCGCGCATCAAGTCTCCCAACGCGTCCGAGCGGGCCTTCCTCGAGCGCGCCTCCATCAACGCGCCCATCCAGGGGTCCGCGGCCGACATCATCCGCCGTGCCATGATCCGAATGATGCCGGCCTTGGCCGGGGCGGGCCTCAAGGCGCGCATGCTCCTGCAGGTGCACGACGAACTGATCTTCGAGGTTCCCTCGACGGAGGTGGATGCCACGCTCCCGCTGGTGCGCAAGGTGATGGAGGGCGCGGCGGAACCGGCGGTCAAACTCTCCGTGCCCCTCCAGGTGGACGCCCGGGCCGCTTCAAACTGGGATGAAGCGCACTGA